A region of Mammaliicoccus sp. Dog046 DNA encodes the following proteins:
- the hutU gene encoding urocanate hydratase, whose protein sequence is MSRQIKAKKGLEIECKGWEQEAVLRMLYNNLDPEVAEHPDKLVVYGGIGKAARNWESFDAIVETLRRLESDETMLVQSGKPVAVFKTHEEAPRVLLSNSVLVPKWANWEHFHELDKKGLMMYGQMTAGSWIYIGSQGIVQGTYETFAELANQHFNGSLKGTITLTAGLGGMGGAQPLAVTMNEGVVIGVDVDPSRIEKRIETRYCDIMTDSLDEALEKAENARNEGKPLAIGLVGNAAEVHHEILRRGFKIDIVTDQTSAHDPLNGYVPEGYSLEEADQLRESDPKKYVELSSASMKKHVEAMLAFQEKGSVAFDYGNNIRQVAFDEGLTNAFNFPGFVPAYIRPLFCEGKGPFRFAALSGDPKDIERADRLMRELFPEDEKLMRWLDMATEKIAFQGLPSRIAWLGYGERAKMGLALNELVRNGEISAPIVIGRDHLDSGSVASPNRETESMKDGSDAVGDWAILNALVNTAAGGSWISVHHGGGVGMGYSLHAGMVVVADGSERADRRLGRVLTSDPGMGVVRHADAGYDIAIQTAKDKNVDIPMLKEKEINE, encoded by the coding sequence ATGTCTAGACAAATAAAAGCTAAAAAAGGTTTAGAAATTGAATGTAAAGGTTGGGAACAAGAAGCGGTTCTACGTATGCTTTATAACAATTTAGATCCAGAAGTTGCAGAACACCCAGATAAATTAGTTGTATACGGTGGGATTGGTAAAGCAGCACGTAACTGGGAGAGCTTTGATGCTATTGTTGAAACGTTAAGAAGATTAGAAAGCGATGAAACGATGTTAGTTCAATCAGGGAAACCGGTAGCGGTATTTAAGACACATGAAGAAGCGCCACGTGTACTATTATCAAATTCAGTTCTTGTTCCAAAGTGGGCAAATTGGGAACACTTCCATGAATTAGATAAGAAAGGCTTAATGATGTATGGTCAGATGACGGCCGGTAGCTGGATTTATATAGGATCTCAAGGTATTGTTCAAGGGACTTATGAAACATTTGCTGAATTGGCGAATCAACATTTCAATGGTTCATTGAAAGGAACGATTACACTTACGGCAGGATTAGGTGGAATGGGCGGTGCACAACCACTTGCTGTTACGATGAATGAAGGTGTTGTCATTGGCGTAGATGTGGATCCTTCAAGAATAGAGAAGAGAATTGAAACACGTTATTGTGACATTATGACAGATTCATTAGATGAAGCGTTGGAAAAAGCTGAAAATGCTAGAAATGAAGGAAAACCTTTAGCAATAGGTCTAGTAGGAAATGCTGCTGAAGTTCATCATGAAATCTTGAGACGTGGATTTAAAATAGACATCGTTACAGACCAAACGTCTGCGCATGATCCTTTAAATGGCTATGTGCCTGAAGGATATTCTTTAGAAGAAGCAGATCAATTAAGAGAAAGTGATCCTAAGAAATATGTTGAGTTATCATCGGCATCTATGAAAAAACACGTTGAAGCGATGTTAGCATTCCAAGAAAAGGGTTCAGTCGCTTTTGATTATGGTAATAATATTAGACAAGTGGCTTTTGATGAAGGTTTAACGAATGCATTTAACTTCCCAGGATTCGTGCCAGCATATATTCGACCACTGTTCTGTGAAGGAAAAGGACCTTTCAGATTTGCGGCATTAAGTGGTGATCCTAAAGATATCGAGAGAGCAGATAGACTGATGAGAGAATTATTCCCAGAAGATGAAAAGCTGATGCGTTGGTTAGATATGGCAACTGAAAAAATCGCGTTTCAAGGTTTGCCTTCACGTATTGCATGGTTAGGTTATGGAGAACGTGCGAAGATGGGTCTTGCTCTAAATGAACTTGTTAGAAATGGAGAAATATCAGCACCAATCGTTATCGGTCGTGATCATTTAGATTCTGGATCAGTAGCATCTCCAAATAGAGAAACAGAATCTATGAAAGACGGTTCAGATGCAGTTGGAGACTGGGCAATATTGAATGCTTTAGTGAATACTGCAGCAGGTGGTTCATGGATATCCGTCCATCATGGTGGTGGTGTAGGTATGGGTTATTCATTACATGCTGGTATGGTCGTTGTTGCAGATGGAAGCGAACGTGCAGATAGACGACTTGGAAGAGTACTTACTTCAGATCCGGGAATGGGTGTAGTGAGACATGCTGATGCAGGATATGACATTGCTATTCAAACAGCTAAAGATAAAAATGTAGATATTCCAATGTTAAAGGAGAAGGAAATCAATGAATGA
- a CDS encoding YjiH family protein — MNHMQLENKGKDMWRFYVFSLLGVLLFFVPIKIGENNTILVDHIHLGVRALIGDFMAYYALIIILIGAILPVVRMDFRKSIMDFILVLFKVLGAVIGCMYVFKIGPSLLFHPDYGPFLFDKLMLPLSVLIPVGAIALSFLVGYGLLEFIGVLMQPIMRPIFKTPGKSAVDAVASFVGSYSLGLLITNRVYKDGMYNKKEAVIIATGFSTVSATFMVIVAGTLDLMDMWNLFFWSTLVITFIVTAISAHLPPISNESEAYYNNQEGQKEVKVEGNYFKAAYKEAKRQSHQSLTLFQNIMTNLKDGLEMTMAILPSILSIGFLGLVLANFTPIIDWLSYIFYPFIYLFPIDDKPLLAKASTISIIEMFLPSLLVVKASIEVKFVTAITSISAIIFFSALVPCILATDIKIPIWKLIAIWFIRVSLTLLIAIPFSLLIF, encoded by the coding sequence ATGAATCATATGCAATTAGAGAACAAAGGCAAGGATATGTGGAGATTTTATGTGTTTAGTTTATTAGGGGTATTGTTATTCTTTGTACCAATTAAAATTGGAGAAAACAATACGATTTTAGTGGATCATATACATTTAGGTGTACGTGCTTTGATTGGAGATTTTATGGCTTATTATGCACTTATTATCATTTTAATAGGGGCAATATTACCGGTCGTTCGCATGGATTTTCGAAAATCAATTATGGACTTTATATTAGTATTGTTCAAAGTCCTCGGTGCAGTGATTGGCTGTATGTATGTCTTTAAAATAGGACCGTCTTTACTCTTTCATCCTGATTATGGACCGTTTCTATTTGATAAATTGATGTTACCACTCAGTGTGCTGATACCTGTTGGTGCCATCGCATTATCATTCTTAGTCGGATATGGTCTTCTTGAATTTATTGGCGTACTCATGCAACCTATCATGCGACCAATATTCAAGACGCCAGGGAAGTCTGCTGTCGATGCAGTTGCGTCATTTGTAGGAAGTTATTCTTTAGGATTGCTCATTACAAATCGTGTCTATAAAGATGGTATGTATAACAAGAAAGAAGCGGTGATTATCGCAACTGGATTCTCAACGGTATCAGCAACATTTATGGTTATTGTAGCAGGGACTTTAGATTTAATGGATATGTGGAATTTATTCTTCTGGAGTACGTTGGTAATTACGTTTATTGTTACCGCAATTTCAGCACATTTACCGCCTATTTCGAATGAATCAGAAGCTTATTACAATAATCAAGAAGGCCAGAAAGAAGTGAAAGTTGAAGGGAATTATTTTAAAGCTGCTTATAAAGAAGCAAAACGTCAATCGCATCAATCGTTAACTTTATTTCAAAATATCATGACCAATTTAAAAGACGGTCTAGAGATGACGATGGCGATATTACCTTCCATTTTATCTATAGGATTTTTAGGCTTAGTGCTAGCCAATTTCACACCTATTATAGATTGGTTGAGTTATATATTTTATCCATTTATTTATCTGTTTCCTATCGATGATAAACCACTATTAGCGAAAGCTTCTACGATTTCTATTATCGAAATGTTCTTACCATCACTTCTTGTTGTGAAAGCATCTATTGAAGTGAAGTTTGTTACAGCTATTACAAGTATCTCAGCGATTATATTCTTTTCAGCGTTGGTACCTTGTATTTTGGCAACAGATATTAAAATTCCAATTTGGAAATTAATCGCAATATGGTTTATTCGCGTTTCACTAACTTTATTAATCGCAATACCATTTAGTTTATTAATATTTTAA
- a CDS encoding NAD(P)H-hydrate dehydratase → MKTISSVTIPKREQQSHKGDYGRILLIGGNANLGGAIILAARACVFSGSGLITVSTHSSNFAALHSRCPEAMVSDITDLKKLSKLIEQSDCILIGPGLGLDFKGNNTLTFLFQNIQSHQTLIIDGDAITILSKLKHTLPDCEIIFTPHQKEWERLSNIPIEEQTYEKNKAAVESLNATVVLKKHGTELFFKDNVYKLSIGTPAMATGGMGDTLAGMITSFVGQFDQEEAVINATYIHSYIGEKLSKDMYIVPPSKLIDEIPYAMKSFEA, encoded by the coding sequence ATGAAGACAATTTCATCTGTCACAATTCCAAAGAGAGAGCAACAATCTCACAAAGGGGATTATGGTAGGATATTATTAATCGGTGGTAATGCCAATTTAGGTGGTGCTATCATACTTGCAGCAAGAGCATGTGTATTTAGTGGGAGTGGTCTTATTACAGTCTCAACACATTCATCTAATTTCGCTGCCTTGCACTCACGTTGTCCCGAAGCGATGGTTTCAGACATTACAGATTTGAAAAAACTTTCTAAACTAATAGAACAATCCGATTGTATATTAATCGGACCAGGACTTGGTTTAGACTTTAAAGGAAACAATACATTAACATTCCTATTCCAGAACATCCAATCTCATCAGACATTAATTATTGATGGAGATGCGATTACAATATTAAGCAAATTAAAACACACTTTACCTGACTGTGAAATCATCTTCACCCCTCATCAAAAAGAATGGGAAAGATTAAGTAACATTCCAATAGAAGAACAAACATATGAAAAAAATAAAGCAGCCGTAGAATCATTAAATGCAACTGTGGTTCTAAAGAAACACGGCACTGAATTATTCTTTAAAGATAATGTATACAAACTATCCATCGGGACACCTGCAATGGCAACTGGTGGAATGGGAGATACACTTGCAGGCATGATTACAAGTTTTGTAGGCCAATTTGATCAAGAAGAAGCGGTCATTAACGCGACTTATATACACAGTTACATTGGAGAAAAATTATCTAAAGACATGTATATCGTACCGCCATCCAAACTGATTGATGAAATACCATACGCAATGAAATCATTTGAAGCATAA
- the hutH gene encoding histidine ammonia-lyase — MALILNGKDLTIQDIKEFLNDNDQIEISEEALVNVRKSRETVEKIIKNKETIYGITTGFGLFSDVLIEKEKYNDLQVNLIRSHSCGIGKPFPDEVSLVMMILRLNTMLKGHSGVTVSLVELLVAFINNRIIPVIPEQGSLGASGDLAPLSHLALALIGEGDVHFKGERRNAKVVLHEIGLEPHALQAKEGLALINGTQAMTSQGVIAYIEAENIAYHSEWIASLTHQALNGIVDAYDEHVHIARNFVEQVDVAERMRNWLSGSQLTTRQGEIRVQDAYTLRCIPQIHGASFQVLNYVKEKLELEMNAANDNPLIFDKDDETLVISGGNFHGQPIAFAVDFLKIGVAELANVSERRLERLVNPQLNGGLPAFLSPEPGLQSGAMIMQYAAASLVSENKTLAHPASVDSIPSSANQEDHVSMGTIGARHAYQIIQNVRRVISIECIIALQAVEIKGVEKLSPKTREKYNELRNIVPSITEDRVFHHDIEKVCEYLR, encoded by the coding sequence ATGGCTTTAATACTAAATGGGAAAGACTTAACAATTCAAGATATTAAGGAATTTTTAAATGATAATGATCAAATAGAAATTTCTGAGGAAGCATTAGTGAATGTTAGAAAAAGTAGAGAAACAGTAGAAAAGATTATTAAAAATAAAGAGACAATTTACGGTATAACTACTGGGTTTGGATTGTTTAGTGATGTATTAATAGAGAAAGAAAAATATAACGACTTACAAGTTAATTTAATACGTTCCCATTCATGTGGAATTGGTAAACCATTTCCTGATGAAGTCTCACTCGTAATGATGATCTTAAGGTTAAATACTATGTTAAAGGGACATTCAGGTGTAACAGTATCACTTGTTGAGTTACTGGTAGCATTTATAAACAATAGAATCATCCCTGTCATACCAGAACAAGGATCACTTGGTGCGTCTGGAGATTTAGCGCCGCTGTCTCATTTAGCATTGGCATTAATCGGTGAAGGTGATGTGCATTTTAAAGGTGAAAGACGCAATGCGAAAGTAGTGTTGCACGAAATTGGATTAGAACCACATGCACTACAAGCGAAAGAAGGATTAGCGCTTATCAATGGTACACAAGCGATGACATCACAAGGGGTAATCGCATATATCGAAGCGGAAAATATCGCTTATCATTCAGAATGGATTGCATCATTAACACATCAAGCATTGAATGGCATTGTGGATGCATATGACGAACATGTTCATATCGCTAGAAATTTTGTTGAACAAGTGGATGTAGCGGAAAGAATGCGCAATTGGTTATCCGGATCTCAATTAACGACACGACAAGGTGAAATACGCGTACAAGATGCGTATACATTAAGATGTATTCCACAAATACATGGGGCAAGCTTCCAAGTGCTTAATTACGTCAAAGAAAAATTAGAACTAGAAATGAATGCAGCGAATGATAATCCACTTATTTTTGATAAAGATGATGAAACATTGGTTATTTCAGGGGGGAATTTCCATGGACAACCAATCGCTTTCGCAGTAGATTTCTTGAAAATTGGTGTCGCAGAATTAGCAAATGTATCTGAAAGAAGATTAGAAAGACTTGTTAATCCGCAACTTAATGGTGGATTACCTGCATTCTTAAGTCCGGAACCAGGTTTACAAAGTGGTGCGATGATTATGCAATATGCAGCCGCTTCACTTGTATCTGAGAATAAAACATTAGCACATCCAGCAAGCGTAGACTCTATCCCATCATCAGCCAACCAAGAAGATCACGTATCAATGGGAACAATCGGGGCACGTCATGCATATCAAATTATTCAAAATGTAAGAAGAGTCATATCGATAGAATGCATTATTGCATTACAAGCAGTTGAAATCAAAGGGGTGGAGAAATTATCTCCTAAAACAAGAGAAAAATATAATGAACTCAGAAATATCGTACCATCTATCACCGAAGATCGCGTATTTCATCATGATATAGAAAAGGTTTGTGAATACTTAAGATAA
- the serS gene encoding serine--tRNA ligase, translating into MLDIRLIRTEPELVKDKVAKRGDDPKVIDEILEIDKKRRELIAQTEELKSRRNKVSGEIAQKKRNKENADDVILEMRQVGDQIKEIDQTLNQLNEDVTYKLVRIPNLISDETPVGKDEDDNIEVRKWGTPRTFDFESKAHWDLVESLNMADFERAAKVSGARFVFLTGQGAQLERALMNFMVTMHTMQHGYTEMMVPQLVNADSMFGTSQLPKFEEDLFKVEKEGLYTIPTAEVPLTNFYRNEVLQNEQFPIKFTGQSACFRSEAGSAGRDTRGLIRLHQFNKVEMVRYERPEDSFKALEEMTGHAENILQALELPYRTVNLCTGDIGFGSTKTYDIEVWLPSYNDYKEISSCSNMTDFQARRANIRFKRDKDAKPEYVHTLNGSGLAVGRTFAAIVENYQNEDGTITVPEALVPFMGGKKVIEL; encoded by the coding sequence ATGTTAGATATCAGATTAATTAGGACTGAACCTGAACTTGTGAAAGACAAAGTAGCGAAAAGAGGAGATGACCCTAAAGTCATCGATGAAATTTTAGAGATTGATAAGAAAAGACGTGAACTTATTGCTCAAACGGAAGAACTCAAATCACGCCGTAATAAAGTAAGTGGGGAAATTGCACAGAAGAAACGTAATAAAGAGAATGCTGATGATGTTATTTTAGAAATGCGTCAAGTTGGAGATCAAATTAAAGAAATTGATCAAACGCTTAATCAATTAAATGAAGATGTAACTTATAAATTAGTAAGAATTCCAAATTTAATCAGTGATGAAACACCAGTAGGTAAAGACGAAGACGACAATATTGAAGTACGTAAATGGGGAACACCAAGAACATTCGATTTTGAATCTAAAGCACATTGGGACTTAGTTGAGAGTCTTAATATGGCTGACTTTGAAAGAGCAGCGAAAGTATCAGGTGCGCGCTTTGTATTCTTAACTGGGCAAGGTGCTCAACTTGAAAGAGCATTGATGAATTTTATGGTAACGATGCATACAATGCAACATGGTTATACAGAAATGATGGTACCTCAACTTGTAAATGCAGATTCAATGTTTGGTACAAGCCAATTACCAAAATTTGAAGAAGATTTATTCAAAGTAGAAAAAGAAGGACTATATACAATTCCAACAGCAGAAGTACCATTAACGAACTTCTACCGTAATGAAGTATTACAAAATGAACAATTCCCAATCAAATTCACAGGACAATCAGCTTGTTTTAGAAGTGAAGCGGGATCAGCAGGAAGAGATACAAGAGGTTTAATTCGTTTACATCAATTCAATAAAGTTGAAATGGTGAGATATGAACGTCCAGAAGATTCATTTAAAGCATTAGAAGAAATGACTGGTCATGCTGAGAATATACTACAAGCATTAGAGTTACCATATCGAACAGTGAATCTTTGTACAGGTGATATCGGTTTTGGAAGTACTAAAACATACGATATTGAAGTATGGTTACCAAGCTACAATGATTACAAAGAAATTAGTTCTTGTTCAAATATGACTGACTTCCAAGCACGCAGAGCTAATATTAGATTTAAACGCGATAAAGATGCCAAACCTGAATATGTGCATACTTTAAACGGAAGTGGATTAGCAGTAGGTCGTACATTTGCGGCTATCGTAGAAAACTATCAAAACGAAGACGGTACAATTACTGTTCCAGAAGCGTTAGTACCATTCATGGGCGGTAAAAAAGTAATAGAACTATAA
- the hutI gene encoding imidazolonepropionase, producing MNDIIIQNIGALILPKKTEGPLKGEALDELKIVNNGTVVVKDGKVVYSGEYSEAYEAKEIIDASNKVVSPGLVDAHTHLVFGGSREHEMALKQQGVSYLDILKQGGGILSTVASTRQSTEAELYEKSKKEMVRMIQFGTTTVEAKSGYGLDKETELKQLNVAHQLDQDMPMRMKHTFLGPHAVPKEAKDNATFLQEMIDLLDDVKDKADFADIFCETGVFTIEESRRYMQAAKEKGLKVKIHADEIDPLGGLGLAIEEGAISADHLVASSEADKQALSNSDTVAVLLPGTTFYLGKDQYADARGMIANNGAIAIATDFNPGSCVTDNLQLVMSIAALKLKLTPNEIWNAVTVNAAKAIDVEAGTIEAGDQADIVVWDIPNHEYLPYHYGVNHAEVVIINGKKVYQNTGLLNVT from the coding sequence ATGAATGATATCATAATTCAAAACATAGGCGCATTAATTTTACCAAAGAAGACAGAAGGACCACTAAAAGGGGAAGCATTAGATGAATTAAAAATCGTAAATAACGGAACAGTTGTCGTTAAAGATGGTAAAGTGGTTTATTCAGGTGAATATTCTGAAGCTTACGAAGCAAAGGAAATCATTGATGCTTCAAACAAAGTGGTATCACCTGGTTTAGTAGATGCACATACGCATTTAGTGTTTGGTGGTTCAAGAGAACATGAGATGGCACTAAAACAACAAGGCGTGAGTTACTTAGATATATTGAAACAAGGTGGAGGCATCTTAAGTACAGTAGCATCAACACGTCAATCAACAGAAGCTGAACTTTACGAGAAGTCTAAAAAAGAAATGGTTAGAATGATTCAATTTGGTACAACAACAGTTGAAGCGAAAAGTGGATACGGTTTAGATAAAGAAACAGAATTAAAGCAATTGAATGTGGCACATCAATTAGATCAAGATATGCCAATGAGAATGAAACATACATTTTTAGGACCACATGCGGTACCGAAAGAAGCAAAAGATAACGCAACATTTTTACAAGAAATGATTGATTTATTAGATGATGTTAAAGATAAGGCAGACTTTGCAGATATATTCTGTGAAACGGGTGTGTTTACGATTGAAGAGTCACGTCGTTATATGCAAGCAGCGAAAGAAAAAGGATTAAAAGTGAAAATACATGCTGATGAAATTGATCCATTAGGTGGTTTAGGATTAGCAATTGAAGAAGGCGCAATTTCAGCAGATCATTTAGTAGCATCAAGTGAAGCGGACAAACAAGCGTTAAGTAATAGTGATACGGTTGCAGTATTATTACCTGGAACGACATTCTATTTAGGCAAAGACCAATATGCAGATGCAAGAGGTATGATTGCTAACAATGGTGCGATTGCGATTGCAACCGACTTTAATCCAGGTAGCTGCGTAACAGATAACCTACAACTTGTGATGAGTATTGCAGCACTTAAATTAAAGCTTACGCCAAATGAAATATGGAATGCCGTAACAGTCAATGCAGCAAAAGCAATCGATGTTGAAGCAGGTACAATCGAAGCTGGAGATCAAGCAGACATTGTCGTATGGGATATTCCGAATCATGAATATTTACCTTATCATTATGGTGTGAATCATGCTGAAGTTGTCATTATTAATGGAAAAAAAGTGTATCAGAATACAGGATTATTAAATGTGACATAA
- the gyrA gene encoding DNA gyrase subunit A gives MAETPQSRVSERNISKEMKESFLDYAMSVIVSRALPDVRDGLKPVHRRILYGMNDQGMTSDKPYKKSARIVGDVMGKYHPHGDSSIYEAMVRMAQDFSYRYPLVDGQGNFGSMDGDGAAAMRYTEARMAKITTELLRDINKDTIDFQDNYDGNEREPAVLPARFPNLLVNGTSGIAVGMATNIPPHNLNEVIDGVLALSRDPEITTNELMDIVQGPDFPTAGLIMGRSGIRRAYETGRGSILMRARSEIEVMKSGKERIVVTEIPYQVNKARLIEKIAELARDKKIEGITDLRDETSLKVGVRIVIEVRKDANANVILNNLYKQTPLQTSFGVNMIALVDGKPKLLGLRAVLYHYLEHQKEVVTRRTKYNLKKAQDRAHILEGLRIALDHIDEIIKLIRESQSDSEAMEGLQNRFKLSERQAQAILDMRLRRLTGLERGKIESEYQDLLKLIEELKEILNDEEKLLEIIREEITEIRDKFGDKRRTEITAAGLDQIEDEDLIPEEQIVISLSHNNYIKRLPVSTYRSQNRGGRGVQGMNTIEDDFVSQLVTLSTHDHILFFTNKGRVYKLKGYEIPEMSRQSKGLPIVNALEIDKDESISTMIAVKDLSSEEHYLVFATKHGTVKRSKLSNFSRINKNGKIAINFKEGDELIAVRLTDGSKEIIIGTKHASLIRFDETQLRPLGRTAAGVRGISLRDEDEVIGLDITDEDQEDEILIVTENGFGKRTSADQYRISNRGGKGIKTATLTEKNGSLVCITTVTGDEDLMIVTNSGVIIRLHVADISQNGRSAQGVKLIRLGEDQHVATVAKVEPDDEEIAETPIEGALEGTETTDATAIEEDANAEKEDLREDFMERVNEDIEQQDKDDNE, from the coding sequence ATGGCTGAAACACCACAATCAAGAGTGAGTGAACGTAACATCAGTAAAGAAATGAAAGAGTCATTTTTAGATTATGCAATGAGTGTTATTGTCTCTCGTGCATTACCGGATGTTAGAGATGGTTTGAAACCTGTTCATAGACGTATTTTATACGGTATGAATGATCAAGGAATGACTTCAGACAAACCGTATAAAAAATCTGCACGTATCGTTGGTGACGTAATGGGTAAATATCACCCACACGGTGACTCATCAATTTATGAAGCAATGGTACGTATGGCACAAGACTTTAGTTATAGATATCCATTAGTAGATGGCCAAGGTAACTTTGGTTCTATGGATGGTGACGGTGCGGCTGCAATGCGTTATACAGAAGCACGTATGGCTAAGATTACTACTGAGTTGTTGAGAGATATTAATAAAGATACTATCGATTTTCAAGACAACTATGATGGTAATGAAAGAGAACCGGCAGTCTTACCTGCTAGATTTCCTAATTTACTAGTGAATGGTACGTCAGGTATTGCCGTTGGTATGGCGACAAATATTCCACCTCATAACTTAAACGAAGTGATAGATGGTGTCTTGGCTTTAAGCCGTGATCCTGAAATCACAACAAATGAGTTAATGGATATTGTACAAGGACCAGACTTCCCAACTGCTGGATTAATTATGGGTAGAAGCGGTATTAGACGTGCTTATGAAACTGGTCGTGGTTCAATCTTAATGAGAGCACGTTCAGAAATTGAAGTTATGAAGAGCGGCAAAGAGAGAATCGTCGTAACGGAAATTCCTTATCAAGTGAATAAAGCGAGATTAATTGAAAAAATTGCTGAACTTGCACGTGATAAGAAAATAGAAGGTATTACTGATTTAAGAGATGAAACAAGTCTGAAAGTCGGTGTACGAATTGTAATAGAAGTTAGAAAAGATGCAAACGCTAATGTTATCTTGAATAACTTATATAAACAAACACCGTTACAAACATCATTTGGTGTGAACATGATTGCATTAGTAGACGGTAAGCCTAAATTATTAGGATTACGCGCAGTACTATATCATTATTTAGAACACCAAAAAGAAGTCGTAACTAGACGTACGAAATATAACTTGAAAAAAGCACAAGATAGAGCGCACATTTTAGAAGGTTTAAGAATTGCGTTAGATCATATAGATGAAATCATTAAATTGATTCGTGAGTCACAAAGTGATTCAGAAGCGATGGAAGGTTTACAAAATCGTTTTAAATTATCTGAGCGACAAGCACAAGCGATATTAGATATGCGTTTACGTCGTTTAACAGGATTAGAACGTGGCAAAATTGAAAGTGAGTATCAAGACTTACTTAAACTAATTGAAGAACTAAAAGAAATCTTAAATGATGAAGAGAAATTATTAGAAATCATTAGAGAAGAAATCACTGAAATTAGAGATAAATTTGGTGACAAACGTCGAACTGAAATCACTGCAGCAGGACTTGATCAAATTGAAGATGAAGATTTGATTCCTGAAGAACAAATTGTGATTTCATTAAGCCATAATAACTATATTAAACGATTACCAGTTTCTACATATCGCTCTCAAAATAGAGGCGGTCGTGGTGTTCAAGGTATGAATACAATTGAAGATGATTTCGTAAGCCAATTAGTAACATTAAGTACGCATGACCATATTTTATTCTTTACGAATAAAGGTCGCGTATATAAACTTAAAGGTTATGAAATTCCTGAAATGTCTAGACAGTCTAAAGGATTACCAATTGTGAATGCTTTAGAGATAGATAAGGATGAAAGCATCAGTACAATGATTGCTGTGAAAGACTTATCAAGTGAAGAACATTACCTCGTATTTGCGACTAAGCACGGTACAGTGAAACGTTCTAAACTATCTAACTTCTCACGCATAAACAAAAACGGTAAGATTGCCATTAACTTTAAAGAAGGCGATGAACTGATAGCGGTTAGACTGACGGATGGTTCGAAAGAAATCATTATAGGTACAAAACACGCATCACTTATACGCTTTGATGAAACACAATTACGTCCATTAGGTAGAACTGCTGCGGGTGTAAGAGGTATTTCATTAAGAGATGAAGATGAAGTAATTGGTTTAGATATTACGGATGAAGATCAAGAAGATGAAATTCTTATTGTAACTGAGAATGGATTTGGTAAACGAACTTCAGCAGACCAATATCGTATTTCTAATCGTGGTGGTAAAGGTATTAAGACGGCAACATTAACAGAGAAAAATGGTAGCCTTGTTTGTATTACAACTGTGACAGGTGACGAAGACTTAATGATCGTTACAAATTCAGGTGTAATCATAAGATTACATGTAGCAGATATTTCTCAAAATGGCCGTAGCGCTCAAGGTGTTAAATTAATTCGCTTAGGTGAAGATCAACATGTAGCAACTGTTGCTAAAGTAGAGCCAGATGATGAAGAAATAGCAGAAACTCCAATCGAAGGTGCATTAGAAGGAACAGAAACAACTGATGCAACAGCAATTGAAGAAGATGCGAATGCGGAAAAAGAAGACTTAAGAGAAGACTTCATGGAACGCGTAAATGAAGATATTGAACAACAAGATAAAGACGATAACGAATAA
- the hutP gene encoding hut operon transcriptional regulator HutP: MTEQISIGKYATLLTLTTETTAQQLMPQCKDMQFLVGKIGTMSLNKIIASVETAARREGIISENHYRETHALYHAILEAVNGITRGELSIGEVMRTVGLKFAIVRGRPYKDIEEGEWIAVSLYGTIGAPIKGKEHETIGLGINHI, from the coding sequence ATGACTGAACAAATTTCAATCGGCAAATATGCTACTTTATTGACGCTCACAACAGAGACAACTGCACAACAATTGATGCCACAATGTAAAGACATGCAATTTTTAGTTGGTAAGATTGGTACAATGTCATTAAATAAAATTATTGCGTCTGTTGAAACAGCAGCAAGAAGAGAAGGAATCATTTCTGAAAATCATTATAGAGAAACGCATGCTTTATATCATGCTATCTTAGAAGCGGTTAATGGTATTACAAGAGGTGAATTATCTATCGGTGAAGTCATGAGAACAGTAGGATTAAAATTTGCAATCGTACGTGGTCGTCCTTATAAAGATATTGAAGAAGGCGAATGGATTGCAGTTAGTTTGTACGGTACGATTGGTGCACCTATCAAAGGAAAAGAACATGAAACAATTGGATTAGGAATAAATCATATATAA